CATTTCCAACAATAGAATAACTTTATCTCTTGAGCTTCTAGATTATGTTTAACcataaattgatttattaacaaaaaatattaaacataGGATCCAACCACCATGACCATACTTCTTGTCGCTTAGTCATAATCTTTCCTATTTCTGAATCATTTAGGAAACTAAAATTATAGGATCCGACACAATAAAGAATGTTGTCCTTGACATAGGAAGACAGAAGCAGTGCAACAACAGCAACCACTATAGCAATAGAAGGTGGACAAAAAATAGAAGTGAACCACTGTTcgaagaataaaaaaagaaacatgAGATCAACGACAACTCCAAATGTCGAATTAATTGTATTTCCGATTCTCATAAGCTGACGGTAGGACCAATCGAGCTCTCGACCCCACCTGAACCCGCcattaagtatatatatttaCACTTGCTAGAAACTACACTTTTTTGGATTATCATTACTACCATACCTTTAACCCAAACCACACCCATTAACTTTTCTAACCCTTATTAGACCGGCAATGGAATCAATCTACCCCACCTGAGCCCACACCTAAAGCCAACCACTCCATTGATTTTTCCAACACAcccaaaccaaaataaataCCCCTCCcacaccaaaaaaaaagaactaaaTCCCACTCCACTTCAAAAAAATGGAAGCACTAAATCTAGTACTATATCTCCCACTCATATATGCCCTCtacattttcacaaaacaccTTCTCCACAAGCTCCAAAACCTCCCCCCTTCCCCCCTCCTCTCCTTCCCCCTCCTCGGCCACCTCCCCCTCCTCAAAAAGCCCCTCTACCGCTCCCTCGCCGCCATCTCCGCCCGCCACGGCCCCGTCGTCCTCCTCCAGTTCGGCTCCCGCCCCGTCCTCGTCGTCTCCTCCCCCTCCGCCGCCGAGGACTGCCTCTCCAAAAACGACGTCGTCTTCGCCAACCGCCCCAAACTCCTCGCCGGAAAGCACATCGGCTACGACTACACCTCCCTCGCGTGGACCTCGTACGGAGACCACTGGCGGAACCTCCGCAAGGTCTCCTCCATCGAGGTCCTGTCCGCCCACCGCCTGCAGCTCCTGCACGGCATCCGGGTAGACGAGGTCCGAACCATGGTCCGGGCCTCGTCCCGAGCCTCTGCAGAGCAGAGGCTCGTGGACATGAAGGCGGCGTTTTTCGAGCTGACGATGAACGTGATGATGAGGATGATTGCGGGGAAGAGGTATTATGGAGAGAACgtggaggaggtggaggaggcGCGGCGGTTCAGGGAGATCGTGACGGAGACGCTGCGGCTGGCGGCGTCGCATTTGGGGGATTTTGTGCCGGCGGCGAGGTGGCTGGGGGTGGGAGGGGTGGAGAAGGGGATGGTGGAGCTGCAGAAGAAGAGGAATGTGTTTATGCAGGAGCTGGTggaggagaggaagaggagGTTTAGGAGCTACGGCGGCGGAGAAGGGGAGGAAGGGAGGATGAAGACGATGATTGAGATGTTGCTAGCGTTGCAGGAGAAGGAGCCTGAGTATTATACTGATGCCATCATAAGAAGCCTAATGCTGGTATTTTTTCTGtccttttaaataaaaatatttttctttttctcattaTTGTGTGTTATtgttattaattttttcaattctcATATAATGGAGTATGAACTAAttgatagtactccctccgtctcaactaagatgacatgttttcatttttagtctgtTCCAAATAAGATGATCCATTTCTATTTATAGAAGTTTTCTCTTTTCAATTAATGCACTCAGCTATTTTTTCTcactccaattaaaatattcaattttctttctctctccattttaatACTTCTACCCATATTTTCTTTCTCCAATTTCACCCCTTTATCAATAACTCATAAAATTCTATGTTGGCCAAAAGTATTTCTATCTTTAGTTAGGACAAAGGGAATAATAGTACATAAGAACAATAAATGCAAAAATTTAATGTGATATGATagttgtgtatatatatgtggtATAACATGTGAAACTAGAGTCTAGAACAAACACGGCATAGTGTATGTAAATTGATTCGAGTGCCAAGATTAATTGATATGATCATATGAGTAGAAAGTGAGATGTGAATAACTTATTCTAACTTCGACTTTTATAATATGCTAGTCAAAGTTGGGGTCCTACTGAAGGAAAAACACTATGAAAAGATGGGAGTATAATAAGAAAGGAATCAAGATCCATTAATCactcaaattataaataattttagtCATATGTTTGGTAGGCGTGATGTCTACATAATGTTTTTATAGAGCACACCTATACGATTAGATACACACGTGTCACCAATATCTAACACAAGACCAAGACTGATTTAGATAAGACTCACTAGTATTAGTTCTATAGGTTTATTATTTCTActcaaatattaaaatataatttttatttctatcttaatttattttagCTTAAACATTCATATTTGTTTAATAAtagtatagtggagtagtaTTATAGTATTTCATATAGTTCTAAATAATTACACGATTATGTATACTACAATTTAAAAGATCATATATACTAAATAACTTAACCGCCtagtattatttaatactactatatataattaaaattcaaaataaacgACAAATAAAAAAGGCATGAAAAAAGTACGGCCCATCCAGCCTACCAGTGAGCCTGAAGTTGATGGGCCAATATTATGGACATGGGCTGACGAGGCTTAATCTGGGATGGGCCGTTCCAGCCTACTCAACCTTTGGCATAACAAAATAAGAAGCCCATTTGGCAACATCCATGACTTACCCAACTTCTACGACTTCAGTTAAATAAGATAGATATATTTcttcgtccgcgaataggagtccacGTGTAAATTGACACCAACTAATatctaaatatattttatttcatatgtTATTCTTGGTCAATTATTTCTACATTCTAATTTTACTAATTGAAGAATTCTTGGCCTCTACTTAGGTGATGTTAATCGCCGGCACTGACACATCCGCCGGAACGATGGAATGGGCCCTCTCTCTCCTCCTCAACCACCCCCAAGCCCTTCGAAAAGCCCAAGCCGAGATCGACGACCGTGTCGGCCACGACCGCCTCCTCGACGAGGCCGACATCGCCGACCTCCCGTACCTCAGGTGCATCATCAACGAGACGCTCCGCATGTTCCCTGCCGGCCCGCTGTTGATCCCCCACGAGTCCTCCAGCGAGTGCGTCGTCGGCGGGTACCGCGTCCCCGCCGGCACGATGCTGCTGGTGAACGCGTGGGCCATGCACAATGACCCCAAGAACTGGGACGAGCCCCGCGAGTTCCGGCCGGAGCGGTTCGAGAAGCTCGACGGCTTCCGGGATGGATTCCGGCTGATGCCGTTCGGGGCCGGGAGGCGTGGCTGCCCCGGCGAGCCCCTCGCCGTGCGCATGGTGGCGCTCGGGTTGGGCACGCTTATTCAGTGCTTTGATTGGGAGAGGCCCGGGAAGGAGCTGGTCGATATGACCGAGGGTGCCGGGTTGTCGATGCCGAGGGCGACGCCGTTGATGGCGTACTGCAGAGCCCGGCCTGTAATGGCTGGACTTCTAGCTAGTATTTAAAAAGGAATGTTGAGAATGATAGTATATGTTAGAAATTTCATAGCACTTAAAATGAAACACtttttaaatgataaattttaGTATTAATAGGTCGAGAGTTCAACTCATCTAAAGTAAGTAAGGGTATATAAGTATGCAATTTGCCGATTTTCCATcgagtttatgtatttatgtgtgattatttatattcatATTGCATAAGTTGTAGTATGTTcgttttaggatttaattttatgGGCTTGGagatggaaataaaattttctctATACACAGTCACATAACCGCTGCCGGTAGTCCGTTCATAAGTAATTATGAAAACTACATTTAGTTGACAATTTTATATGCGTATGAAGTTTATTTTAAACTTTCggttttcaattaattttgaatatatTCTACTTCATATCAATTGTGTTACCAATAATCTATATAATCATATAcgcaaatataattaattagtgaaatataaaCGTAATTTGTGACATCATGCAGATATGAATTATGATTCACACAATTAACATGAATTATGATTCACACAATTATATTAATGTGTATATAGTATTCACTTACGTGTGTGAATCCCATGCTCCGATTAAAATATACTCGTGTCACATGCGTCGTTTATTTTTTGTAGATGTTAGTTGTTGCGTATGTTTACGAACCTTCAATTTATAGGAAATGGTTAATAATAgaatgattttaaaaaaaaagaatatactcccttcgtcctcgaaaaatagtctcattttgccatttcatGATGTCCAAAAAAATAGTCCAATTTCTATAAATAGAAAGATTCTTTCTTGTACTTtaactttacctactttttatccatatctcttttactttacctactttttctctttttttatcttattttaccaatttctcattaaaacactTGCCGTccataaatgagactattttttttagatGGAAGTATATAGTAAAACACACACGAGTACACCCACCATATAtatgtgaataaaataaaaccatATAATAATCTGAATTTAGTTTTAGCCGAGTAATAGTCCAATATTTGACTAATGCCCACAACCACAATTAGTACAACGCCAACCCAAATGTATTTAAAGATATTGCTCCACATGAAACTTGCTTGTGGCAATTTATTGTAAACTAGATTAGGAAAGTCTATATATATAGAACAATTTGTGGACGAATATCAACCAATCgtacttatttttatataaaaatattaataataattctcAGTGGACTAAAATCCTCCAATTTACTGGATTAAGAATGGATTAAGGATAAACGTTTATCTGGCCCTAGTCCAACTCACTcccaaaccaaaataaatactatacCCACACACCCAAAAAAAGACCAAAAAATGGAGACACTACAAATTCTCATATACCTCCCACTAATATATGCCCTCTACATCTTCACAAACCACCTCCTCCACAAGCTCCAAAACCTCCCCCCTTCCCCACTCCTCTCCTTCCCCCTCCTCGGCCACCTCCCCCTCCTCGAAAAGCCCTTGTACCGCTCCCTCGCCGCCCTCTCAGCCCGCCACGGCCCCGTCCTCCTTCTCCACTTCGGCTCCCGCCACGTCCTCGTCGTCTCCACCCCCTCCGCCGCCGAGGAATGCCTCTCCAAAAACGACATCACCTTCGCTAACCGCCCCCGCATCCTTGCCGGAAAACACATCGGCTACGACTACACCTCCCTCGCCTGGACCTCCTACAGCCAGCACTACCGAAACCTCCGCAAGATCTGTACCACTGAAGTCCTGTCCGCTCAGCGGCTGCAGACGCTTCAGTGGATCAGGGCGGACGAGGTCCGGACCACGGTCCGGGCCTTGGTCCGAGGAGGCTCGGGCGAGCGGAGGCTGGTGGACATGAAGACGGTGTTTTTCGAGCTGACGATGAACGTGATGATGAGGATGATCGCGGGGAAGAGGtattgttagtatgccttgaatctgttGTTTGCCGCTAGTCAAACGGGGGTATCGCTGTGTGCttatttatatagaagtagAGCGCATAATTCTGTAATATGAAAAACACTCTGAATGCAATCTGTTCTCTGTTTCCTGTCCATGGACGTAGCCAAcacaacgttggtgaaccacgtaaattttgtctctttacgtttctgtttgtctcgattaccaattgctctattctgtcacaacaGGTATTATGGAGCGGAGGtggaggacgaggaggaggcgCGGCGGTTTAGGGAGATCACGACGGAGACGATGCATCTGGCGACGTCGCAATTGGGGGATTTTGTGCCGGTGGCGAGTTGGCTGGGGATTGGAGGGGTAGAGAAGGCGATGGTGGAGTTGAAGGAGAGGAGTAAGGTTTTTATGCAGGAGCTGGTggaggagaggaagaggaatTGCGGTGGCGGCAGAGATGGGGAGGAAAGGAGGATGAAGACGATGATTGAAATGCTGCTGGCGTTGCAGGAGAAGGAGCCTGAGTATTATACAGATGATATTATAAGAACACTTATGCTGGTATTCAttctttcattttcttcaaattttatatcttgattttaaattaaaaaattaatattgatgTATAATAGTGTCAGGTAAATAAGTCATTAAGCTATGTTCGTTCTGAAATCTTGATTATTTGCTAAATTTGAACAAATCGATCATTTGATAATATATAGGCAGATTTTAAAGTTGATATACAAAACTAGAATTTGGCTAAGAATTGTTAATCtaagttattttttttttataaatcttGATGACCtcaatagtactccctccgtcctagatagtttgtctcattttgaccggatacgggttttaagaaatgtaatgaaaagtgaattgaaaaagttagtggaatttgagtcctgcttttatatattagttgtataataaaatatgagcaaGGATGAGTTACTGGAATATTAGGTCCACTGccgaaaatggtaaaaagtggtaaaagatgaaatgtgacaaactaTGTGGGACggcctaaaatggaaaaatgagacagggagtattatttagtgCAATCTTCTGTAAATATACTAGTGCAGATGAACAACAAATGTCGGAAGTTTAATTTGCAATGATAGTTGTCCttgtataaaataatactccatgtgAAATTAGAGACAAGATCAAGGCATCTATAAAATAAAGGATTTTGTTTTTCGTGCGTTGATTAAGTTATTAGTTTTGGTCTTATTAGCAAAGATTCTCTTAtgaatcaaattttaaatagtTTTGGTCTTATTTTGAGGCCTCCAATTATCGTCGTTTAAAATTAATGGAGCAAcatttattagtataaaaaaaagtgttttTACTCAGGTGATGCTAGTCGCCGGCACCGACACATCAGCCGGAACGACGGAATGGGCCCTCTCTCTCCTCCTCAACAACCCCGACGCCCTCCGCAAAGCCCAAGCCGAGATCGACGCCCGCGTCGGCCACGGCCGCCTGCTCGACGAATCGGACATCGCGGACCTCCCGTACCTCCGGTGCGTCATCAACGAGACGCTCCGGATGTTCCCGCCCGGCCCGCTGCTGATCCCCCACGAGTCCTCCCAGGAGTGCGTCGTGGGAGGGTACCGCGTGCCGGCCGAAACGATACTGCTGGTCAACGTGTGGGCCCTGCACAACGACCCCAAGAGCTGGGTCGAACCCCGCGAATTCAGGCCGGAGCGCTTCGAGAAGCTAGACGGCTATCGAGACGGATTCAAGCTGATTCCGTTTGGCGCGGGGAGGCGAGGGTGCCCGGGCGAGGGGCTCGCCGTGCGGATAGTGGCGTTCGCGCTGGGCGCGCTTCTCCAGTGCTTTGATTGGGAGAGGCCCGGGGAGGAGTTGATCGATATGACCGAGGGCCCCGGGTTGACCATGCCGAGGGAGAACCCGCTGATGGCGTATTATAGGGCCCGCCCCGTAGCGGCCGGGCTTCTGGCTTGTATATGAGTGGGGAAAAGGGTTGTTGGAGTATGATGGTGTGTATCATTTATGATGAAACccaatttaattagttaataaATTGAGGATTTGAGCTAACTTTATTATGCTTGAGGTAGGGTAATGGGTATTGGTTTGCAGTTTGCTGATTTTCCATTGAATTTGTACATTGCATcagtttatgattgagtttgatgGGCTTGGAGTTGGAAGTAAACTTTGCTCATAACTGGTTTTCTTTCTGGGCTGATATGTTGggccttttttttcctttctaaaTGTGCTACTTCTATTTCATATTTATAGCACTATGGTGCCACTACATATAGGTAACACCATACCACCAATATAGTCTGTTAGATCTCATTTATGGACGACTAAGATTAAATTTCGTGAATAGAACACGAATTGTAGTCTAATGTATTAGATATTGCTGGCGTGGTAAACTGTAATACTACTGTGGTAATACTGCAATATTTAATGAATAACATTGCAATCTGGTA
This genomic interval from Salvia splendens isolate huo1 chromosome 13, SspV2, whole genome shotgun sequence contains the following:
- the LOC121761083 gene encoding cytochrome P450 81Q32-like translates to MEALNLVLYLPLIYALYIFTKHLLHKLQNLPPSPLLSFPLLGHLPLLKKPLYRSLAAISARHGPVVLLQFGSRPVLVVSSPSAAEDCLSKNDVVFANRPKLLAGKHIGYDYTSLAWTSYGDHWRNLRKVSSIEVLSAHRLQLLHGIRVDEVRTMVRASSRASAEQRLVDMKAAFFELTMNVMMRMIAGKRYYGENVEEVEEARRFREIVTETLRLAASHLGDFVPAARWLGVGGVEKGMVELQKKRNVFMQELVEERKRRFRSYGGGEGEEGRMKTMIEMLLALQEKEPEYYTDAIIRSLMLVMLIAGTDTSAGTMEWALSLLLNHPQALRKAQAEIDDRVGHDRLLDEADIADLPYLRCIINETLRMFPAGPLLIPHESSSECVVGGYRVPAGTMLLVNAWAMHNDPKNWDEPREFRPERFEKLDGFRDGFRLMPFGAGRRGCPGEPLAVRMVALGLGTLIQCFDWERPGKELVDMTEGAGLSMPRATPLMAYCRARPVMAGLLASI
- the LOC121761724 gene encoding cytochrome P450 81Q32-like codes for the protein METLQILIYLPLIYALYIFTNHLLHKLQNLPPSPLLSFPLLGHLPLLEKPLYRSLAALSARHGPVLLLHFGSRHVLVVSTPSAAEECLSKNDITFANRPRILAGKHIGYDYTSLAWTSYSQHYRNLRKICTTEVLSAQRLQTLQWIRADEVRTTVRALVRGGSGERRLVDMKTVFFELTMNVMMRMIAGKRYYGAEVEDEEEARRFREITTETMHLATSQLGDFVPVASWLGIGGVEKAMVELKERSKVFMQELVEERKRNCGGGRDGEERRMKTMIEMLLALQEKEPEYYTDDIIRTLMLVMLVAGTDTSAGTTEWALSLLLNNPDALRKAQAEIDARVGHGRLLDESDIADLPYLRCVINETLRMFPPGPLLIPHESSQECVVGGYRVPAETILLVNVWALHNDPKSWVEPREFRPERFEKLDGYRDGFKLIPFGAGRRGCPGEGLAVRIVAFALGALLQCFDWERPGEELIDMTEGPGLTMPRENPLMAYYRARPVAAGLLACI